A window of Trichoderma atroviride chromosome 3, complete sequence contains these coding sequences:
- a CDS encoding uncharacterized protein (EggNog:ENOG41) gives MRLLEFSDTKFSFTKDLQDKNIPQYAILSHTWGLDTEEVTYKDLIDGTGMNKAGFKKLQFCGEQAMQDGLQYFWIDTCCIDKSNSTELNEAITSMFRWYQNATRCYVYLSDVSFPTFDSLQQFNPEVDTIFRASRWFTRGWTLQELIAPFSVEFFTKEGKLIGNKKSLEQQIHEVTKVAIQALRGESLSEFDIEERFNWADGRQTSREEDLAYCLFGIFDVSIAALYGEGKDKAFRRLRKDISENHTGQNTMCTMRTAQAITRMVDTGISIIDSAEQIRNSEDSLSQYLDNLLKEVAQEREALSKLGNKLDSDMKKRLNPLIEKLKQLCDKLLVSPGLKMQRQGKFKIAESAIKDKLDEEDKKSEYTVMRKEFIAFKQELMASKLDNILEIVANKTKRTYQKLQSLDQLEANYNLIKWNDFTQRSPDEFDELSQRVATLIARLNLGFDFKGQKFDNTEQAAYGTFDWMVRFDSSIACSTRKLEEKEEEVYKRHNEENLERRAEATHQFRSFLKDDRRVYMVLGKPGSGKSTLMKSLVESPQVKYELESWALEQKKRLIKAHFFFSVTFGSGGLQTEEAMCRDILIQVIRCHPELALIILRDEPTLNDRISIGYKTIQRALATLFSGRDGIAEKYCICLVIDGLDEFRPSQEQTQQVNEKIFMLTSSLIQTSSSPTTTKLILSSRPIPKLIPQQYEDQVPILSLHEYTRSDILQLSFSQLNQSALTHRDIYIPDYEELSELIAMRAEGIFIWAKWVINDLIAACIRGEDRTQFRERIKTTSRNMSDIYIGTLNRVEIASRSQSATLLYLAAFRPAGFRLNGLVCSWLERLENPGFPMNIPVQLYDQRRTQNLLQEADLKVEALTHGMMRITDMPYLTEVRGNISQESTTFFSKEIVFLHRSTQDFVKDVLEGNEEVHELANSWLFGKKDKIEKKFEITDNSLSIFTRIFVAEMRFGVPRKDNEGNPHDDFMDYGFWSSSPDSIQQDRITRVTDFGHFSETQRKFYTGRWAGQSVFLQSLWRRKVDIEQWFLSFQADDLVVHLPHS, from the exons ATGCGTCTCTTGGAATTCAGCGACACCAAATTCAGCTTTACAAAAGATTTACAAGACAAAAATATACCCCAATACGCTATTCTATCACATACGTGGGGGTTAGATACCGAAGAGGTCACTTATAAAGATCTAATTGACGGCACTGGGATGAACAAAGCCGGATTCAAGAAGCTTCAATTTTGCGGAGAGCAAGCAATGCAAGATGGCCTACAATACTTTTGGATCGATACTTGCTGCATCGATAAATCCAACTCCACTGAGTTGAATGAGGCAATTACTTCTATGTTTCGATGGTATCAAAATGCTACCCGCTGCTATGTATACCTTTCAGACGTCTCATTCCCTACGTTCGACAGTCTCCAACAATTCAATCCAGAGGTGGATACAATTTTTCGGGCAAGCAGATGGTTCACGCGAGGCTGGACGCTTCAAGAACTTATAGCGCCATTTTCAGTTGAATTTTTTAcgaaagaaggaaagctGATAGGGAACAAGAAATCTCTCGAGCAACAGATTCATGAAGTAACAAAAGTTGCTATCCAAGCCCTGCGAGGCGAATCCCTGTCCGAATTTGATATTGAGGAACGATTTAATTGGGCAGATGGACGGCAAACCTCTCGTGAAGAGGACTTGGCTTACTGCCTCTTTGGCATTTTCGATGTTTCTATTGCAGCCTTGTATGGGGAAGGGAAAGATAAGGCATTTCGCCGACTGAGAAAAGATATCAGCGAGAATCATACCGGGCAAAACACCATGTGTACCATGAGGACAGCACAAGCCATAACCCGGATGGTGGACACTGGAATAAGCATCATTGATTCAGCGGAGCAAATAAGAAATTCGGAAGATTCTCTATCACAATATCTGGACAATTTACTGAAAGAGGTTGCACAGGAAAGAGAAGCGCTATCAAAGCTGGGAAACAAGCTTGATAGCGatatgaagaagagactaAATCCACTTATCGAGAAATTAAAGCAGCTTTGCGATAagcttcttgtttctcctGGGCTTAAGATGCAACGCCAGGGCAAATTCAAGATAGCAGAAAGCGCGATCAAAGACAAATtggacgaagaagacaagaagagcgaATATACCGTAATGCGCAAAGAATTTATTGCTTTCAAACAGGAGCTAATGGCAAGCAAGCTGGATAATATTCT GGAAATCGTTGCAAACAAAACCAAACGGACTTATCAGAAATTGCAATCACTTGATCAACTCGAGGCAAATTATAACCTTATCAAATGGAATGATTTCACGCAACGCTCGCCAGACGAGTTTGATGAGCTATCCCAGCGAGTAGCTACACTTATAGCGAGGTTGAACTTGGGTTTTGATTTTAAAGGCCAAAAATTCGATAATACAGAACAGGCAGCGTATGGCACATTTGACTGGATGGTCCGTTTTGACTCTTCCATTGCTTGTTCTACTCGAAAACtagaggagaaagaggaagaagtctACAAGAGGCATAACGAGGAGAACTTAGAGCGCCGTGCCGAAGCTACACATCAATTTCGTTCATTTCTGAAGGACGATCGCCGAGTGTATATGGTTCTTGGCAAGCCTGGTTCTGGCAAGTCTACTCTCATGAAGTCTCTGGTTGAGAGTCCACAAGTTAAATATGAACTTGAGAGTTGGGCTCtagaacaaaagaaaaggctgaTAAAGGctcattttttcttctctgttaCGTTTGGGAGCGGAGGCCTACAGACAGAAGAGGCTATGTGTCGTGATATTCTGATTCAAGTTATTCGATGTCATCCAGAACTTGCTCTCATTATTTTGAGGGACGAGCCGACTCTAAACGACAGGATCAGCATAGGTTATAAAACTATTCAAAGGGCTCTTGCGACGCTTTTTAGCGGCAGAGATGGAATCGCTGAAAAATACTGCATTTGTCTCGTTATCGATGGCCTGGACGAATTTCGACCGTCGCAAGAGCAAACTCAGCAAGTTAATGAAAAAATTTTCATGCTGACTAGTAGCTTGATTCAAACTTCTAGCTCTCCTACAACTACCAAGTTGATTTTATCATCTCGACCGATACCTAAGCTAATTCCTCAGCAATACGAGGATCAAGTTCCTATTCTTTCATTGCACGAGTACACAAGATCGGATATTCTTCAGTTGAGCTTCTCTCAGCTAAATCAATCTGCATTGACACATCGAGATATCTACATACCGGACTATGAGGAGCTTAGTGAGCTCATAGCTATGAGAGCAGAGGGTATTTTTATATGGGCTAAATGGGTGATCAATGACCTGATTGCTGCCTGCATTCGCGGAGAAGATAGAACGCAATTTCGAGAAAGAATCAAAACGACATCTCGGAATATGTCTGATATATACATCGGCACCCTTAACCGGGTTGAAATCGCAAGTCGAAGCCAATCTGCTACACTCCTATACCTAGCTGCTTTCAGACCAGCGGGGTTTCGACTTAACGGGCTTGTCTGCTCCTGGTTAGAAAGGCTTGAAAATCCGGGGTTTCCCATGAATATTCCTGTTCAATTGTATGATCAACGCAGAACTCAAAACCTTCTGCAAGAGGCTGATTTGAAAGTGGAAGCCCTGACCCATGGCATGATGAGAATCACTGATATGCCATACCTAACCGAAGTGCGAGGCAACATATCTCAAGAAAGCACAACCTTTTTCTCCAAAGAAATTGTTTTCTTGCATCGATCTACTCAGGACTTTGTGAAAGACGTGTTGGAAGGTAACGAAGAAGTTCACGAGTTGGCTAATAGCTGGCTCTTCGgcaaaaaggacaaaatTGAGAAAAAATTTGAGATAACTGATAACAGCCTATCTATTTTCACTCGTATCTTTGTTGCAGAAATGCGATTCGGAGTTCCTAGGAAAGATAATGAGGGCAACCCACACGACGACTTCATGGACTATGGGTTTTGGAGTTCCAGCCCGGATAGTATTCAACAAGATCGAATTACCAGAGTTACAGACTTTGGCCACTTCTCAGAGACTCAGAGAAAGTTTTATACAGGCCGTTGGGCAGGCCAATCGGtctttcttcaatctctgtGGCGAAGAAAGGTTGATATTGAACAATGGTTTTT GAGCTTCCAGGCAGACGACTTGGTCGTGCACTTGCCTCACAGCTAG